Proteins encoded in a region of the Pseudomonas sp. GOM7 genome:
- the rlmE gene encoding 23S rRNA (uridine(2552)-2'-O)-methyltransferase RlmE, with product MARSKTSPRWLKEHFDDPYVKMAQKDGYRSRASYKLLEIQEKDRILRPGMTVVDLGAAPGGWSQVTSRVIGDKGRLIASDILEMDSIPDVAFIQGDFTDDAVFARILEAIGENPVDLVISDMAPNMSGVRAADQPRAMYLCELALDLASRVLRPGGDFLIKIFQGEGFDLYHKQVRESFEKVQMRKPLSSRDRSREQYLLARGFRGV from the coding sequence GTGGCACGTTCCAAGACCAGCCCGCGTTGGCTGAAAGAGCATTTCGACGATCCCTACGTGAAGATGGCGCAGAAGGACGGCTATCGTTCGCGCGCCAGCTACAAGCTGCTGGAGATCCAGGAGAAGGATCGCATCCTGCGCCCCGGCATGACCGTGGTCGATCTGGGCGCTGCTCCGGGTGGCTGGTCGCAGGTCACCAGCCGGGTGATCGGTGACAAGGGGCGGCTGATCGCCTCCGACATCCTGGAAATGGACAGTATTCCCGATGTGGCTTTCATCCAGGGCGACTTCACCGATGATGCTGTATTCGCGCGCATTCTCGAAGCCATCGGAGAAAATCCGGTCGACCTTGTTATTTCCGACATGGCCCCCAATATGAGTGGGGTAAGGGCGGCCGATCAGCCGCGCGCCATGTACCTGTGCGAACTGGCGCTGGATCTGGCCAGCCGCGTGCTGCGCCCAGGTGGCGATTTTCTCATCAAGATTTTCCAGGGTGAAGGCTTCGACCTTTACCACAAGCAGGTGCGGGAAAGTTTCGAGAAGGTGCAGATGCGCAAGCCACTGTCTTCCCGTGACCGTTCCCGCGAGCAGTACCTGCTGGCCCGTGGCTTTCGTGGGGTCTGA
- the nusA gene encoding transcription termination factor NusA, which produces MSKEVLLVVESVSNEKGVPAGVIFEALELALATATKKRFEDEVDLRVSINRQNGSYETFRRWTVVDESEFEDPAYQLTDDMPQAVEANAKIGDVLEEKIESIEFGRIAAQTAKQVIVQKVREAERAQVVDAYRERLGEIISGTVKKVTRDSVIVDLGNNAEALLAREDIIPRETFRVGVRLRALLKEIRTENRGPQLILSRTAPEMLIELFRIEVPEIAEGLIEVKGASRDPGSRAKIAVRSKDKRIDPQGACIGMRGSRVQAVSGELGGERVDIVLWDDNPAQFVINAMSPAEVAAIIVDEDAHAMDIAVAADNLAQAIGRGGQNVRLASQLTGWTLNVMTEADIQAKQQAETGDIMQSFIDELEVDEELAQVLVEEGFTSLEEIAYVPMEEMLSIDGFDEEIVNELRARAKDRLLTKAIANEEKLADAHPADDLLEVEGMDKALALELALRGVITREDLAEQSIDDLLDIDGIDEERAGKLIMAARAHWFE; this is translated from the coding sequence ATGAGCAAAGAAGTACTGCTAGTTGTTGAGTCGGTATCCAACGAAAAAGGTGTACCGGCCGGCGTGATTTTCGAGGCGCTGGAGCTGGCTCTGGCGACCGCTACCAAGAAGCGTTTCGAGGACGAGGTCGACCTGCGCGTGTCGATCAATCGTCAGAATGGTAGCTACGAAACCTTCCGTCGCTGGACCGTGGTCGACGAATCGGAGTTCGAGGATCCGGCCTACCAACTGACCGACGACATGCCGCAGGCCGTCGAGGCCAACGCCAAGATCGGTGACGTGCTCGAAGAGAAGATCGAGTCCATCGAGTTCGGCCGTATCGCCGCGCAAACCGCCAAGCAGGTCATCGTGCAGAAGGTGCGTGAAGCCGAGCGTGCACAGGTGGTCGACGCCTATCGCGAGCGCCTGGGCGAGATCATCTCCGGTACCGTGAAGAAGGTCACCCGCGACAGCGTCATCGTCGATCTGGGCAACAACGCCGAAGCGCTGCTGGCCCGTGAGGACATCATTCCGCGCGAGACTTTCCGCGTCGGTGTGCGTCTGCGTGCCCTGCTCAAGGAAATCCGCACCGAGAACCGTGGCCCGCAACTGATCCTGTCGCGTACCGCACCGGAAATGCTGATCGAGCTGTTCCGCATCGAAGTGCCGGAAATCGCCGAAGGCCTGATCGAGGTCAAGGGCGCCTCCCGCGATCCGGGCTCGCGCGCCAAGATCGCCGTGCGTTCCAAGGACAAGCGTATCGACCCGCAGGGTGCCTGCATCGGCATGCGCGGTTCGCGCGTACAGGCCGTGTCCGGCGAGCTGGGCGGTGAACGCGTGGACATCGTGCTGTGGGACGACAACCCTGCGCAGTTCGTCATCAACGCCATGTCGCCGGCCGAAGTGGCGGCGATCATCGTCGACGAAGACGCCCACGCCATGGATATCGCCGTGGCGGCGGACAACCTGGCTCAGGCCATCGGCCGTGGTGGCCAGAACGTGCGCCTGGCCAGTCAGTTGACTGGCTGGACGCTGAACGTCATGACCGAAGCCGACATCCAGGCCAAGCAACAGGCTGAAACCGGCGACATCATGCAGTCCTTCATCGACGAGCTGGAGGTCGACGAAGAACTGGCCCAAGTCCTGGTCGAAGAGGGTTTCACCAGTCTCGAAGAGATTGCCTACGTACCCATGGAAGAAATGCTCAGCATCGATGGCTTCGACGAGGAGATCGTCAACGAGCTGCGCGCGCGAGCCAAGGATCGTCTGCTGACCAAGGCGATCGCCAACGAGGAGAAGTTGGCCGATGCCCATCCAGCGGATGACCTGCTGGAAGTCGAGGGTATGGACAAGGCGCTGGCTCTGGAGCTGGCGCTGCGCGGCGTGATTACCCGTGAAGACCTGGCCGAGCAGTCGATTGACGACTTGCTCGACATCGACGGCATCGACGAAGAGCGTGCCGGCAAGCTGATCATGGCCGCCCGAGCCCATTGGTTCGAGTAA
- the rimP gene encoding ribosome maturation factor RimP, whose product MSSKLEQLQALLAPVVEALGYQCWGIEFLSQGRHSLLRVYIDKADGILIDDCEIVSRQLSGVLDVEDPITSEYTLEVSSPGMDRPLFTLEQFAAHVGEQAKIKLRSPFEGRRNFQGLLRGVEEQDVVVQVDDHEYLLPIDLIDKANIIPRFD is encoded by the coding sequence GTGTCGAGCAAGCTAGAACAGTTGCAGGCCTTGTTGGCCCCGGTAGTCGAAGCGCTTGGCTATCAATGCTGGGGCATCGAGTTCCTGTCGCAGGGGCGTCATTCGCTGCTGCGTGTCTATATCGACAAGGCCGATGGCATTCTCATCGACGATTGCGAGATCGTCAGCCGTCAGCTCAGTGGTGTACTGGATGTCGAGGATCCGATTACCTCGGAGTACACCCTGGAAGTTTCCTCTCCCGGCATGGATCGTCCACTGTTCACCCTGGAACAGTTCGCGGCGCACGTCGGTGAGCAGGCAAAGATCAAGCTGCGTTCGCCCTTCGAGGGGCGCCGCAACTTTCAGGGCCTTCTCCGTGGTGTGGAGGAGCAGGACGTGGTGGTACAGGTGGATGACCACGAGTACCTGTTGCCGATCGATCTGATCGACAAGGCCAATATCATCCCCCGATTTGATTGA
- the yhbY gene encoding ribosome assembly RNA-binding protein YhbY — translation MPLTQEQKKQFKSIGHHLKPVLIVADNGLTEGVLGELERALSDHELIKVQLRLAEREDRQAAITALCEAGKAELVQSIGKVALLYRKNPKPNRNLSNVIRYQG, via the coding sequence ATGCCGCTCACTCAAGAGCAGAAGAAACAATTCAAATCTATCGGCCACCACCTGAAACCTGTATTGATCGTGGCCGACAATGGTTTGACCGAAGGCGTGCTGGGCGAGCTCGAGCGCGCCCTGAGCGATCACGAGCTGATCAAGGTGCAACTGCGCCTCGCCGAGCGTGAAGACCGCCAGGCTGCCATCACCGCCCTGTGCGAGGCCGGCAAGGCCGAGCTGGTGCAGTCGATCGGCAAGGTCGCCCTGCTCTACCGCAAGAACCCCAAGCCGAACCGCAACCTGTCCAACGTCATTCGTTATCAGGGCTGA
- the folP gene encoding dihydropteroate synthase — protein sequence MSDAQLLSRLPCGSRLLDLTRPQVMGILNVTPDSFSDGGRFAQRDAALRHAEAMAKAGASLIDVGGESTRPGARPVSPTEELERVAPVVEAIARELDVIVSVDTSTPAVMRESARLGAGLINDVRSLQRDGALDAAADTGLPVCLMHMRGEPGNMQDDPRYPDILIEVQDFLVERMAACAAAGIPAERIVLDPGFGFAKTLEHNLSLFRRMERLHALGRPLLVGVSRKSMIGKVLGHEVGGRLYGSLALAALALTQGAHILRVHDVAETVDVVRMIAAVQAAQ from the coding sequence ATGTCCGATGCGCAACTGTTGAGCCGGCTACCCTGTGGTAGCCGGCTTCTTGATTTGACCCGTCCACAAGTGATGGGGATTCTCAACGTTACCCCCGACTCCTTTTCCGATGGTGGCCGCTTCGCTCAGCGCGATGCGGCGCTCCGGCATGCCGAGGCCATGGCCAAGGCTGGGGCCTCGCTGATCGATGTCGGTGGCGAGTCGACCCGTCCCGGTGCCCGTCCGGTTTCGCCGACCGAAGAGCTGGAGCGTGTCGCGCCGGTGGTCGAGGCCATTGCCCGTGAGCTGGACGTGATCGTTTCCGTGGATACTTCGACGCCGGCGGTGATGCGCGAGAGTGCACGACTTGGCGCCGGGCTGATCAACGACGTGCGCTCGCTGCAGCGTGACGGTGCGCTGGACGCCGCTGCCGATACCGGCTTACCCGTGTGCCTGATGCACATGCGTGGCGAGCCCGGCAACATGCAGGACGATCCACGCTATCCCGACATCCTCATCGAGGTGCAGGATTTTCTCGTCGAGCGTATGGCAGCATGCGCCGCAGCGGGCATCCCGGCCGAGCGTATCGTGCTCGATCCTGGCTTCGGTTTTGCCAAGACCCTGGAGCACAATCTCTCGCTGTTTCGTCGTATGGAGCGTCTGCATGCGCTGGGGCGGCCGCTGCTGGTGGGTGTGTCGCGCAAGAGCATGATCGGCAAGGTGCTCGGCCACGAAGTCGGCGGGCGGTTGTATGGCAGTCTGGCATTGGCGGCCCTGGCCTTGACTCAGGGTGCGCATATTTTGCGTGTGCACGATGTCGCCGAGACGGTGGACGTGGTGCGCATGATCGCTGCGGTGCAGGCAGCGCAATAA
- a CDS encoding DUF4149 domain-containing protein, with the protein MSKSATSKLQQPSRATAVSWQLAQTIWVGGLWLLQFVILPAIGQTGLAPLLVQDISAQLTPLLIGLAAVCVAVQAFALLRVEGLASFWRDVRGQLLLTVAVMALSHLLVRQYWPEAEYWLRFSYLVMAFCGLLLVVQPIPGKSR; encoded by the coding sequence TTGTCGAAGTCCGCCACATCTAAACTGCAACAGCCGTCACGGGCCACTGCCGTCAGTTGGCAGTTGGCCCAGACTATCTGGGTCGGCGGCTTGTGGTTATTGCAGTTCGTCATTTTGCCGGCCATTGGCCAGACCGGGCTGGCGCCGCTGCTGGTGCAGGATATTTCCGCGCAATTGACGCCGCTGCTGATCGGCCTGGCGGCTGTCTGTGTGGCAGTGCAGGCTTTTGCGCTGTTACGCGTGGAGGGGCTTGCCAGTTTCTGGCGCGATGTGCGTGGCCAGTTGCTGCTGACCGTTGCTGTCATGGCCCTGAGCCATCTGCTGGTGCGCCAGTACTGGCCCGAGGCCGAGTACTGGCTACGCTTCAGCTATCTGGTGATGGCGTTCTGCGGGTTGCTACTGGTGGTGCAACCCATACCGGGGAAGAGCCGCTAA
- the greA gene encoding transcription elongation factor GreA: MNKYPMTVQGARALEEELAHLTKVRRPALSQAIAEARELGDLKENAEYHAAREEQGMVEARVRDIEGRLQNAVIIDVTTIEHTGKVIFGTTVEIANVETDESVTYQIVGEDEADIKQGKISVGSPIARALVGKSEGDVVGVQTPSGLVEYEIVEVRHI, from the coding sequence ATGAACAAGTACCCCATGACCGTCCAGGGCGCTCGCGCCCTGGAAGAAGAGCTGGCGCACCTGACCAAGGTGCGTCGTCCCGCACTGAGCCAGGCGATCGCCGAGGCTCGCGAACTGGGCGACCTCAAGGAAAACGCCGAATACCATGCCGCGCGTGAAGAACAGGGTATGGTCGAGGCTCGTGTGCGTGATATCGAAGGTCGCCTGCAGAATGCGGTGATCATCGACGTCACCACCATCGAGCACACCGGCAAGGTGATCTTCGGCACCACGGTGGAAATCGCCAACGTCGAGACTGACGAAAGCGTGACCTACCAGATCGTTGGCGAAGACGAAGCCGACATCAAGCAGGGCAAGATCTCCGTCGGTTCGCCCATCGCCCGTGCCCTGGTGGGCAAGAGCGAGGGTGACGTAGTCGGCGTGCAGACTCCAAGTGGCCTGGTCGAGTACGAGATTGTCGAAGTCCGCCACATCTAA
- the secG gene encoding preprotein translocase subunit SecG — protein sequence MLETVVVVLHLMGAIGIVALVLLQQGKGADAGASFGAGASATVFGSQGSSTFLSKFTGILAAAFFITSLGLAFFAKEKAEALTQVGLPDPAVLEVQQKPAAEDVPVLEEQKAPASDASDVPEAPKQ from the coding sequence ATGCTGGAAACAGTCGTAGTGGTTCTGCACCTGATGGGTGCGATCGGTATTGTGGCGCTGGTGCTGTTGCAGCAGGGCAAGGGTGCTGATGCAGGTGCTTCTTTCGGTGCTGGTGCTTCGGCAACTGTATTCGGAAGCCAAGGTTCCTCTACCTTTCTGAGTAAGTTTACTGGTATACTCGCCGCAGCTTTTTTCATTACCAGCTTGGGTTTAGCGTTCTTTGCTAAAGAAAAAGCTGAAGCACTGACACAGGTTGGTCTGCCAGATCCAGCGGTTCTGGAAGTCCAGCAAAAACCGGCAGCAGAAGATGTGCCGGTGCTCGAAGAGCAGAAGGCACCTGCATCCGATGCGTCGGACGTGCCGGAGGCTCCAAAGCAGTAA
- the ftsH gene encoding ATP-dependent zinc metalloprotease FtsH: MAKNLILWLIIAAVLVTVMNNFSSPNEPQTLSYSQFIEQVKEGRVERVTVDGYVITGKRTDGEGFKTIRPAIQDGGLIGDLIDNNVVIEGKQPEQQSIWTQLLVASFPILVIIAVFMFFMRQMQGGAGGKGGPMSFGKSKARLLSEDQVKTTFADVAGCDEAKEEVSELVEFLRDPGKFQRLGGRIPRGVLMVGSPGTGKTLLAKAVAGEAKVPFFTISGSDFVEMFVGVGASRVRDMFDQAKKHAPCIIFIDEIDAVGRHRGAGMGGGHDEREQTLNQLLVEMDGFEMNDGIIVIAATNRPDVLDPALLRPGRFDRQVVVGLPDIRGREQILKVHMRKVPMGDDVNPAVIARGTPGFSGADLANLVNEASLFAARAGKRLVEMAEFELAKDKIMMGAERKTMVMSDKEKLNTAYHEAGHAIVGRLVPEHDPVYKVSIIPRGRALGVTMFLPEEDRYSLSKRALISQICSLFGGRIAEEMTLGFDGVTTGASNDIMRATQLAKNMVTKWGLSEKLGPLMYAEEEGEVFLGRSMGSQNSNVSGETAKLIDEEVRRIIDECYATAKKLLVENRDKLDAMAEALMKYETIDSEQIDDIMNGRVPREPRGWGGGDSGKPQAKPDEGTRPEAPIGGPAAEH; the protein is encoded by the coding sequence ATGGCAAAGAATCTCATCCTGTGGCTGATCATCGCGGCCGTGCTGGTCACCGTGATGAACAACTTCTCCAGCCCCAACGAGCCGCAGACCCTGAGCTACTCGCAGTTTATCGAGCAGGTCAAGGAAGGTCGCGTCGAGCGCGTCACCGTCGACGGTTACGTGATCACCGGCAAGCGCACCGATGGCGAAGGTTTCAAGACCATTCGTCCGGCCATCCAGGATGGCGGCCTGATCGGTGACCTGATCGACAACAACGTGGTCATCGAGGGCAAGCAGCCGGAGCAACAGAGCATCTGGACGCAGTTGCTGGTGGCCAGTTTCCCGATCCTGGTGATCATCGCGGTGTTCATGTTCTTCATGCGCCAGATGCAGGGCGGTGCTGGCGGCAAGGGCGGGCCGATGAGCTTCGGCAAGTCCAAGGCGCGCCTGCTCTCCGAAGATCAGGTCAAGACCACCTTCGCCGACGTCGCCGGTTGCGACGAGGCCAAGGAAGAGGTCAGCGAGCTGGTGGAATTCCTCCGCGATCCGGGCAAGTTCCAGCGCTTGGGCGGGCGTATCCCACGAGGTGTGCTGATGGTCGGCTCGCCCGGTACCGGCAAGACGCTGCTGGCCAAGGCCGTGGCCGGTGAGGCCAAGGTGCCGTTCTTCACCATTTCCGGTTCCGACTTCGTCGAGATGTTCGTCGGCGTGGGGGCCTCCCGCGTGCGTGACATGTTCGATCAGGCCAAGAAGCACGCGCCCTGCATCATCTTCATCGACGAGATCGATGCTGTCGGTCGCCACCGTGGCGCCGGCATGGGCGGCGGTCACGACGAGCGCGAGCAGACCCTCAATCAGTTGCTGGTGGAGATGGATGGCTTCGAGATGAACGATGGCATCATCGTCATCGCCGCCACCAACCGCCCGGACGTGCTCGACCCGGCGCTGCTGCGTCCCGGCCGTTTCGACCGCCAGGTGGTGGTCGGCCTGCCGGACATCCGCGGTCGTGAACAGATTCTGAAAGTGCACATGCGCAAGGTGCCGATGGGCGACGACGTCAACCCGGCGGTGATCGCCCGTGGTACGCCAGGTTTCTCCGGTGCCGACCTGGCCAACCTGGTGAACGAGGCTTCGCTGTTCGCCGCTCGTGCCGGCAAGCGCCTGGTGGAAATGGCCGAATTCGAGCTGGCCAAGGACAAGATCATGATGGGCGCCGAGCGCAAGACCATGGTCATGTCCGACAAGGAGAAGCTCAACACCGCCTATCACGAGGCCGGGCACGCCATCGTCGGTCGCTTGGTGCCCGAGCATGACCCGGTGTACAAGGTTTCCATCATTCCGCGCGGTCGTGCTCTGGGCGTGACCATGTTCCTGCCGGAAGAGGATCGCTACAGCCTGAGCAAGCGCGCGCTGATCAGCCAGATCTGCTCGTTGTTCGGCGGCCGTATCGCCGAGGAAATGACCCTGGGCTTCGACGGCGTCACCACTGGCGCGTCGAACGACATCATGCGCGCCACCCAGCTAGCCAAGAATATGGTCACCAAGTGGGGCCTGTCCGAGAAGCTCGGCCCGCTGATGTATGCCGAGGAAGAGGGCGAGGTGTTCCTCGGCCGCAGCATGGGCAGCCAGAACAGCAACGTCTCCGGCGAAACCGCCAAGCTGATCGATGAAGAGGTGCGCCGCATCATCGACGAGTGCTATGCCACGGCCAAGAAACTGCTGGTGGAGAACCGCGACAAGCTTGACGCCATGGCCGAGGCGCTGATGAAGTACGAGACCATCGATTCCGAGCAGATCGACGACATCATGAACGGTCGCGTGCCCCGTGAGCCGCGTGGCTGGGGCGGCGGTGATTCCGGCAAGCCGCAGGCCAAGCCGGATGAAGGTACCCGTCCCGAGGCGCCGATTGGCGGCCCTGCTGCCGAACACTAA
- the tpiA gene encoding triose-phosphate isomerase yields MRRPLVAGNWKMHGTRASVAELIEGLRQQVLPVDVDVAVFPSSLHVAQVIEALAGKGVKVGVQDCAAQVEQGALTGELATSQLADAGCEFVLVGHSERRLILGESDDVVVRKFAAVQAAGLIPVLCLGETREQRESNATLSVVGGQLAAVIDALGVGSLGNAVVAYEPVWAIGTGLTATPEQAQEVHAAIRAQVAQLDAGVASGLRILYGGSVKAASAAELFGMQDIDGGLVGGASLNADEFGAICRAAGN; encoded by the coding sequence ATGCGTCGCCCCCTGGTTGCTGGTAACTGGAAAATGCACGGTACCCGCGCCAGCGTCGCAGAGCTGATCGAAGGGCTGCGTCAGCAGGTATTGCCTGTTGATGTCGACGTCGCGGTATTTCCCTCCAGTCTGCATGTTGCCCAGGTCATCGAGGCGCTGGCAGGCAAGGGGGTGAAGGTCGGGGTGCAGGACTGCGCGGCGCAAGTCGAGCAGGGTGCGCTGACTGGTGAGCTGGCGACCTCTCAACTGGCTGACGCCGGTTGTGAGTTTGTGCTGGTGGGTCATTCCGAGCGTCGCCTGATCCTGGGTGAAAGTGACGATGTGGTCGTGCGCAAGTTCGCCGCGGTGCAGGCAGCGGGATTGATCCCTGTGCTCTGTCTCGGTGAAACCCGCGAGCAGCGTGAGTCGAATGCGACGCTGAGCGTGGTGGGTGGCCAGTTGGCGGCGGTGATCGACGCCCTGGGTGTCGGCTCGCTTGGAAATGCCGTCGTGGCCTATGAGCCTGTCTGGGCCATTGGCACCGGCTTGACCGCTACGCCCGAGCAGGCTCAGGAAGTGCATGCTGCCATCCGCGCGCAGGTTGCGCAATTGGATGCCGGTGTGGCGAGCGGGCTGAGAATTCTTTATGGCGGCAGCGTCAAGGCCGCCAGTGCAGCCGAGTTGTTCGGCATGCAGGATATCGATGGGGGGCTTGTGGGTGGAGCCTCTCTGAATGCGGATGAATTCGGCGCGATCTGTCGCGCTGCAGGAAACTGA
- the glmM gene encoding phosphoglucosamine mutase produces MARKYFGTDGIRGRVGEFPITPEFVLRLGWAAGMAFRKQGKCRILIGKDTRISGYMFESALEAGLASAGADVQLLGPMPTPAIAYLTRTFQADAGIVISASHNPHDDNGIKFFSSEGTKLPDAVELMIEELLDQPMTVVESAAIGKASRINDASGRYIEFCKGSVPTGTSFRHLKIVVDCAHGAAYKVAPAVFRELGAEVKVMAAQPDGLNINHECGSTHIAGLQAEVLAQGADLGIAFDGDADRVLMVDHTGTVVDGDELLFIIARDLQERGRLHGGVVGTLMSNLGLELALAELNVPFVRAKVGDRYVIAELQARNWLLGGENSGHLVCFQHTTTGDAIIAALQVLVALKRREQSLAEARMGVKKCPQVLINVRFSGDLDPLEHPSVKEACARVTERMAGRGRVLLRKSGTEPLLRVMVEGDDEAQVQGYADELAKIVAEVCA; encoded by the coding sequence ATGGCTAGAAAGTATTTCGGCACCGATGGTATTCGTGGCCGTGTCGGTGAGTTTCCCATCACCCCTGAATTCGTGCTCAGGCTGGGCTGGGCCGCCGGCATGGCGTTTCGCAAGCAGGGCAAGTGCCGCATCTTGATCGGCAAGGACACGCGCATTTCCGGCTATATGTTCGAGTCCGCGCTGGAAGCGGGCCTGGCCTCTGCCGGTGCCGACGTGCAGTTGCTCGGCCCCATGCCGACGCCAGCCATCGCCTATCTGACGCGCACCTTCCAGGCCGATGCCGGCATCGTCATCAGTGCCTCGCATAACCCTCACGACGACAATGGCATCAAGTTCTTCTCCAGCGAAGGCACCAAGCTGCCCGACGCCGTCGAGCTGATGATCGAGGAACTGCTCGATCAGCCGATGACCGTGGTGGAGTCGGCTGCCATCGGCAAGGCGTCGCGCATCAACGATGCCTCTGGGCGCTACATCGAGTTCTGCAAGGGCAGTGTGCCCACTGGCACCAGCTTCCGCCATCTGAAGATCGTGGTCGATTGCGCCCATGGCGCGGCCTACAAGGTCGCCCCGGCCGTGTTTCGTGAGCTGGGAGCCGAGGTCAAGGTGATGGCGGCCCAGCCGGATGGCCTCAACATCAACCACGAGTGCGGTTCCACCCATATCGCCGGCCTGCAGGCCGAGGTGCTGGCCCAGGGCGCCGATCTCGGCATTGCCTTCGATGGCGATGCCGACCGCGTGCTGATGGTGGATCACACCGGCACCGTGGTTGATGGCGACGAGCTGTTGTTCATCATCGCCCGCGACCTGCAGGAGCGCGGGCGCCTGCATGGCGGTGTGGTCGGCACACTGATGAGCAATCTGGGGCTCGAACTGGCGTTGGCGGAGCTGAACGTGCCTTTCGTGCGCGCCAAGGTGGGCGACCGCTACGTGATCGCCGAGCTGCAGGCGCGCAATTGGTTGCTTGGCGGCGAGAACTCCGGCCACCTGGTGTGCTTCCAGCACACCACCACCGGCGATGCCATCATCGCCGCGCTGCAGGTGCTGGTGGCGCTCAAGCGTCGTGAGCAGTCGCTGGCCGAAGCGCGCATGGGGGTCAAGAAGTGCCCGCAGGTGCTGATCAACGTGCGCTTTTCCGGTGACCTCGACCCGCTGGAGCACCCGTCGGTGAAGGAAGCCTGTGCGCGGGTGACCGAGCGCATGGCCGGGCGTGGCCGTGTGTTGCTGCGCAAGTCCGGCACCGAGCCGTTGCTGCGGGTCATGGTGGAAGGTGACGATGAGGCGCAGGTACAAGGCTATGCCGATGAATTGGCTAAGATTGTTGCCGAAGTATGCGCATGA